From Marivirga harenae, one genomic window encodes:
- a CDS encoding NAD(P)H-binding protein codes for MKTLILGASGATGKLLVEQLLLAEQNIKVVIRPTAQIPTFWQNHANLEIISAEISKMKTVLMKEIVSDCNSVAVCLGHNLNFKGLFGKPRRLVTDAVRLLTSSILKVQNQKPIKLVLMNTAGNRNRDLKESISVSESLIITLLRLLLPPHLDNELAAEYLRKKIGKQNNTIEWVVVRPDSLIDETQVSQYSLLPSPNTSAIFKPGKTSRINVAHFMADLIQKADLWNKWEGQMPVIYNQI; via the coding sequence TTGAAAACTTTAATATTGGGTGCCAGCGGTGCCACGGGAAAACTTTTGGTCGAACAATTATTGTTAGCTGAACAGAATATAAAGGTAGTCATTCGCCCGACCGCCCAAATCCCTACATTTTGGCAAAATCATGCGAACTTGGAAATTATATCTGCTGAAATCTCTAAAATGAAAACAGTTCTAATGAAGGAAATTGTTTCTGATTGTAATTCCGTGGCGGTTTGTCTTGGTCACAATCTTAATTTTAAAGGCTTGTTTGGGAAGCCTAGGAGGCTTGTAACTGATGCAGTACGATTGCTAACCTCATCCATTCTAAAAGTCCAAAATCAAAAACCCATCAAGTTAGTTTTGATGAACACTGCAGGAAACCGAAATAGGGATTTAAAAGAATCCATCTCTGTTAGTGAAAGCTTAATCATTACTTTGCTTCGATTGCTGTTACCTCCACACCTTGATAACGAGCTAGCAGCAGAATATCTTAGAAAAAAAATCGGAAAGCAAAACAATACAATCGAGTGGGTAGTGGTAAGACCAGATTCTTTAATTGACGAAACTCAGGTAAGTCAATACTCCCTGCTTCCCTCTCCAAATACAAGTGCCATTTTTAAGCCTGGTAAAACGAGTAGAATAAATGTAGCTCATTTTATGGCAGACTTAATTCAAAAGGCTGATTTATGGAATAAATGGGAAGGACAGATGCCTGTAATTTACAATCAAATCTGA
- a CDS encoding M20/M25/M40 family metallo-hydrolase, giving the protein MRKLKLLFTIYCLFAISTAFGQTSTEMVDAIVKEANDNSQLEPLAHELMDVIGPRLVGTPQMKKANDWAVAKFQSWGIEAENQEWGKWRGWERGITHVDLVEPRVVSLSGMQLAWSPSTSKKGVTAELMIIPEVEDSIAFQKWLPTVKGKIVLVSMNQPTGRPDYNWEEFATEESFEKMKTERDAQTEAWRARMNATGYNSRNINEVLENAGALAIVQSRWSNGFGANKIFSANTKNIPVVDLSLEDYGMIYRLTENGAKPKIKILAQSSELGTVPTFNTIATIKGTEKPEEYVILSAHFDSWDGATGATDNGTGTITMMEAARILKKLYPNPKRTIIVGLWGSEEQGLNGSRAFVEDHPEIVENVQAVFNQDNGTGRVVNISGQGFLHSYDYIGSWLEAVPREYKNELETNFPGTPSRGGSDYASFVAAGAPAFSLSSLSWSYWNYTWHTNLDTYDKIVFDDVRNNAILTAILTYMASEDDDTTARERAVLPTNRRTNEQYEWPEPRKANRDGGK; this is encoded by the coding sequence ATGAGAAAATTAAAACTACTTTTTACCATCTATTGCTTATTTGCAATATCGACTGCATTTGGTCAAACTTCAACAGAGATGGTTGACGCCATTGTGAAAGAAGCTAATGATAATTCACAATTGGAACCTTTGGCGCATGAATTAATGGACGTAATTGGTCCTCGTTTGGTAGGGACCCCACAAATGAAAAAAGCTAATGACTGGGCAGTAGCGAAGTTTCAAAGCTGGGGAATTGAAGCCGAAAACCAAGAATGGGGCAAGTGGAGAGGATGGGAAAGAGGAATAACACATGTAGATCTCGTGGAGCCTAGAGTTGTTAGCCTAAGTGGAATGCAACTAGCTTGGAGTCCAAGTACCTCCAAAAAAGGAGTAACTGCTGAACTCATGATTATTCCTGAAGTGGAAGACTCTATTGCTTTTCAAAAGTGGCTACCAACGGTAAAAGGAAAAATTGTATTAGTTTCAATGAACCAACCTACCGGACGTCCAGATTACAATTGGGAAGAATTTGCAACAGAGGAATCATTTGAAAAAATGAAAACTGAAAGAGATGCCCAAACTGAAGCTTGGAGAGCAAGAATGAATGCCACTGGATATAACTCAAGAAACATAAATGAAGTACTGGAAAATGCAGGAGCCCTTGCTATTGTTCAATCCAGATGGTCAAATGGATTTGGAGCAAATAAGATATTCAGTGCAAATACTAAAAATATCCCTGTTGTTGATTTGTCTTTAGAGGATTACGGAATGATCTATCGCTTGACTGAAAATGGAGCAAAACCAAAAATAAAGATCTTGGCGCAGTCTTCCGAACTAGGAACAGTTCCTACCTTCAATACTATTGCCACTATAAAAGGGACTGAAAAACCAGAAGAATACGTTATTCTTTCTGCGCACTTCGACTCTTGGGACGGAGCTACAGGAGCAACTGATAATGGCACTGGAACAATAACTATGATGGAAGCTGCAAGAATTCTTAAAAAGCTGTACCCAAATCCTAAGAGGACAATTATTGTAGGACTGTGGGGAAGTGAAGAACAAGGTTTAAATGGATCTCGTGCTTTTGTGGAAGATCATCCTGAAATAGTAGAAAACGTACAAGCAGTGTTTAATCAGGATAATGGAACTGGTAGAGTAGTCAATATTTCTGGTCAGGGATTTCTACATTCCTATGATTATATCGGAAGTTGGTTAGAGGCTGTACCAAGAGAGTACAAAAATGAATTGGAGACAAATTTTCCGGGAACACCTTCACGAGGAGGATCTGATTATGCTTCTTTTGTAGCTGCAGGCGCACCTGCATTTTCTTTAAGCTCGCTTAGTTGGAGCTACTGGAATTACACATGGCATACTAATTTAGATACTTATGACAAAATTGTATTTGATGATGTGCGTAACAATGCTATTCTAACTGCAATATTGACTTATATGGCAAGTGAGGATGATGACACCACTGCAAGAGAAAGAGCAGTACTACCTACAAATCGTAGAACAAATGAACAGTATGAATGGCCAGAGCCACGAAAAGCTAATAGAGATGGTGGGAAATAA
- a CDS encoding RNA polymerase sigma factor yields the protein MKVFINKSKTEEDLIAGCIKQKASAQRALFDKYSGRMLGLCRRYVKDVLEAEGVMITAFTKIFERIEQYTGEGNFEGWMKRIMVNESLQYLRKHKNMQLNMDIEEAHHLPNYDAMEDHLQTEDLMQMIGELPVGYRTVFNLYAIEGYSHKEIAEQLSINENTSKSQLSRARVYLQKRLAEMEQEISISHGNS from the coding sequence ATGAAAGTGTTTATCAACAAATCTAAAACGGAAGAAGACTTAATAGCAGGATGCATTAAGCAAAAAGCAAGTGCACAACGTGCCTTGTTTGACAAATACTCCGGCAGGATGTTAGGCCTTTGCAGAAGATACGTAAAAGATGTGTTGGAAGCAGAAGGCGTGATGATCACAGCTTTCACCAAGATATTTGAACGAATAGAACAATATACAGGTGAAGGGAATTTCGAAGGCTGGATGAAGCGCATCATGGTAAATGAATCTTTGCAATATCTACGGAAGCATAAAAATATGCAACTGAATATGGATATAGAGGAAGCACACCATTTACCAAATTATGATGCTATGGAGGATCATTTGCAAACAGAAGATTTAATGCAAATGATAGGCGAATTGCCAGTAGGGTATAGAACGGTTTTCAACCTCTATGCCATAGAAGGTTATTCTCATAAGGAGATAGCTGAACAGTTAAGTATTAATGAAAACACTTCCAAATCGCAGTTGAGTAGAGCACGGGTCTACTTGCAAAAACGACTAGCAGAAATGGAACAAGAAATATCAATAAGTCATGGAAACTCATAA
- a CDS encoding outer membrane beta-barrel protein: protein MQNIMKISMVVCLGFLSTLGLAQSYNSENADTKLVIGAAEDNQLVNKGVFIVRIYKSTKRAELEKFKEEAEELNIDIEYESLEIIDGKIEAITLKVDCNDGFSGTASTTNIPESGIGFIRDYRDEADIPFVIGRVFDKGKNYTSDESKEDNNWKEELKKEFDTAFNEEKTIEKRKTSFINYDHEIDFSMGLNNYLNNDNQFPDSDNKDFSLDPLTSWTYGLHSNHIISVSPYVKFNFQMGLLWNNFALADTKYQVTKGPEQLLLNDTELSRPDISPTRSKLNITYLNFNLVPMFHLGKSSNAFRFGAGPYGSYRIASKSKFKYNDNGKDVVKNNFHINNWKYGIKAQVGWKGVDLFATYDLSPIFIEDRGPEAEYPLRAISFGVIF from the coding sequence ATGCAAAATATAATGAAAATATCGATGGTAGTTTGTTTAGGCTTTTTGAGCACATTAGGCCTAGCACAAAGTTACAACTCAGAAAATGCAGATACTAAATTAGTAATCGGAGCAGCAGAGGATAATCAGTTAGTAAACAAGGGAGTATTCATTGTAAGAATATATAAATCAACAAAAAGGGCTGAGTTAGAAAAATTTAAAGAAGAGGCCGAAGAATTAAATATAGATATAGAATACGAAAGCCTTGAAATAATAGATGGTAAAATTGAAGCCATTACACTTAAAGTCGATTGTAATGATGGCTTTTCTGGGACCGCTTCCACCACAAATATACCTGAATCAGGAATAGGTTTCATTAGAGATTACCGTGACGAAGCTGACATCCCTTTTGTAATTGGTAGAGTATTCGATAAAGGGAAAAATTACACCTCTGATGAGTCAAAAGAAGACAATAATTGGAAAGAGGAGTTGAAAAAAGAGTTTGATACTGCATTCAATGAAGAAAAAACTATTGAAAAAAGAAAAACATCTTTTATAAATTATGATCATGAAATTGATTTCTCTATGGGACTAAATAATTACCTGAATAATGACAATCAATTCCCTGATAGTGACAATAAAGATTTTAGTTTAGACCCATTGACCTCATGGACTTACGGTCTACACTCTAACCACATCATCTCAGTTAGTCCTTATGTAAAATTCAATTTTCAAATGGGGTTATTGTGGAATAACTTTGCGTTGGCTGATACTAAATATCAAGTAACAAAAGGACCTGAACAGTTACTCTTAAATGATACTGAGTTATCAAGACCAGACATCAGCCCAACGAGAAGTAAATTGAATATCACATACTTAAATTTCAACTTAGTGCCAATGTTTCACTTGGGTAAAAGCAGCAATGCTTTCAGATTTGGTGCAGGGCCTTATGGAAGTTATCGAATTGCCAGTAAATCAAAATTCAAGTATAACGATAATGGCAAAGATGTAGTAAAAAACAATTTCCATATCAATAACTGGAAATATGGAATTAAAGCACAAGTAGGATGGAAAGGAGTAGATTTGTTTGCCACCTACGATTTGAGCCCAATTTTCATTGAAGACAGAGGACCAGAAGCTGAATATCCATTAAGAGCCATATCGTTTGGAGTGATTTTTTAA
- a CDS encoding tetratricopeptide repeat-containing sensor histidine kinase: MAANHPHKKVLSWKTYTLVFLLYSSLSLSQSFKDADSLINIVETQFSNTSDSMQLVTLEEIYKNNKLKPDLRLKYALKSLKLSNQLHNELWLFKTNYELGNIYKKKGDLDTSLKYYYAALKQNELLDDIRNEALVNASISNIYKVNEDFKNAVKYANIGIKIYREIEDSVNLAINLMNTGEIYRVNQRFDSALTYFKESGDIFEIVGHRVGLAYNIGNIGLTHADLGSDSLAETNLQEAIHILEEEGDFYPIAVYNTYMSDIYQNRDNYEKALTYAVQSLNISLEHSLKEQIRDANLKLSELYVAQNNYQKAYYHQSQYLAYRDSINSEGKIREIAELRTEYEVNKREAEITILKNEKRTQYIIFASMAVIIILLGLASFLYYRNSRRKQTLNLILKERKEEAEAQRDQLEAINETREKFLSIIAHDLMGPVNSFKGLSTIMKMSIDSQDIKDLNDIHRVFDKSVNNLSSLLTNLLDWSVTQQGDIPYHPEKIDFNHLINELIDLFFNMAESKKISLRTNISDNLYLWADVNSTKTILRNLVSNALKFTDAGGEISIAAEKSNSFVVIKVNDTGIGMPQSKIDQLLAEDNFEISQGTQGEKGVGLGLQLVKEFVSMNKGEMDIESEIDKGTTFRIYLPQYNQ, encoded by the coding sequence ATGGCGGCTAATCACCCCCACAAAAAAGTCCTATCTTGGAAGACTTATACCTTAGTCTTCCTTTTATACAGTTCACTCAGCCTGTCTCAATCTTTTAAAGATGCAGATAGTCTGATAAATATTGTAGAAACTCAATTCAGTAATACAAGTGACAGTATGCAACTTGTCACATTAGAAGAAATATATAAAAACAATAAATTAAAACCCGACCTACGTTTAAAATATGCCCTGAAATCATTAAAATTATCAAATCAACTACATAACGAATTATGGCTATTTAAGACTAATTACGAGTTAGGTAATATTTACAAGAAAAAAGGTGATCTAGACACTTCATTAAAGTACTACTACGCAGCGCTAAAACAAAACGAGCTACTTGATGATATTAGAAATGAAGCATTAGTAAATGCCTCAATATCAAACATCTACAAAGTAAATGAGGATTTTAAAAATGCAGTTAAATATGCCAATATAGGAATTAAAATATATAGAGAAATTGAAGATTCAGTGAACTTAGCAATCAATCTAATGAATACTGGGGAAATCTACAGAGTAAATCAGCGGTTTGACTCTGCTCTAACGTATTTCAAGGAATCAGGGGATATATTTGAAATTGTCGGTCATAGAGTAGGCCTAGCTTATAATATCGGAAACATCGGTTTGACTCATGCCGATTTAGGAAGTGATTCCTTAGCAGAGACCAATCTACAAGAAGCAATTCATATTCTGGAAGAGGAAGGCGATTTTTATCCAATAGCCGTCTATAATACCTACATGTCAGATATATATCAAAATAGGGATAATTATGAAAAAGCACTTACTTATGCTGTTCAGAGTCTGAACATTTCTTTAGAACATTCCTTAAAAGAGCAGATTCGCGATGCCAACCTCAAATTATCAGAATTGTATGTTGCTCAAAACAACTATCAAAAAGCGTATTATCATCAGAGTCAGTATTTAGCATACAGAGATAGCATCAATAGTGAAGGTAAAATTCGGGAAATAGCGGAGTTGAGAACTGAATACGAAGTAAATAAACGAGAAGCAGAAATTACAATCTTAAAAAATGAAAAAAGGACTCAATACATCATTTTTGCTTCCATGGCAGTCATTATTATCCTATTGGGGCTTGCCAGTTTTCTTTACTACCGCAATAGTAGAAGAAAACAAACGCTCAATTTAATATTGAAGGAAAGAAAGGAAGAAGCTGAAGCGCAAAGAGACCAATTAGAAGCCATCAATGAAACAAGGGAAAAATTCTTGTCCATTATTGCACATGATTTAATGGGGCCAGTTAATTCTTTTAAAGGCTTATCCACAATCATGAAGATGAGTATTGATAGTCAAGACATTAAAGACCTAAATGACATCCATAGAGTATTTGATAAATCTGTCAACAATCTTTCAAGTCTGTTAACCAATTTATTGGATTGGTCGGTTACTCAACAAGGCGACATCCCTTATCATCCGGAAAAGATTGATTTCAATCACTTAATCAATGAATTAATCGATCTGTTTTTTAATATGGCTGAGTCTAAAAAGATCAGTTTGAGGACAAATATATCTGATAATCTATATTTGTGGGCAGACGTAAATAGCACCAAAACCATATTAAGAAATTTAGTGAGCAATGCTTTAAAATTTACTGACGCAGGAGGAGAAATCAGTATTGCAGCTGAAAAATCAAACTCTTTTGTAGTAATAAAAGTAAATGACACTGGTATTGGTATGCCACAGTCTAAAATCGATCAACTCCTAGCAGAAGATAATTTTGAGATCAGCCAGGGAACCCAGGGAGAAAAAGGTGTCGGCTTAGGTCTTCAGTTGGTTAAAGAATTTGTAAGTATGAATAAAGGAGAAATGGATATTGAAAGCGAAATTGACAAAGGCACTACTTTCAGAATATATTTACCTCAGTATAATCAGTAG
- a CDS encoding ABC-F family ATP-binding cassette domain-containing protein: MLSINNLDYYIGDRPLFDTASLHIKPKDKIGLIGLNGQGKSTLLKIINGDITPDKGEVQMSKDCTIGFLNQDLLSFQSDDSILHVAMQAFKEALKLQEKIESILKKMEEDYSDDLVDKLTKAQEQYEMMEGYSLQAKAEEILEGIGFKTEDLSRPLRTFSGGWRMRVMLAKLLLEKPSLLMLDEPTNHLDLPSIQWIENYLKSYEGAYIIVSHDREFLDRTIDITVEVDQQQLNVYAGNWSFYNEEKALRAELQQNAYENQQQKIKQTEQFINRFRSKATKAKQVQSRVKALDRMDKVDAVVDNNATINFSFKINNKSGRHIVRLNEVSKSYGDIKILENTEAHIERGDKIALIGANGKGKSTLLRIIAGEEKIKGKREEGYNVEFGFFAQHQLESLHINNEILDELKQAGSDRTEMELRNLLGCFLFRDEEVFKKIKVLSGGEKSRVALSKTMISNANFLLLDEPTNHLDMQSENILIQALQQYEGSFITVSHNRYFVSNVANKIWWIEDYQIKEYPGTYDEFQDWFAKREAAKVEDKSFDEELKKEQKKEKQSKPRHNPEDAEFKAKQKELSKLETTIEKLEADKKVLEEELAKPSVYGNPDKLFEVNQEFEKLSKELEQLTEEWENLALELE; this comes from the coding sequence ATGCTTTCTATTAATAATTTAGACTACTACATAGGGGATCGGCCTCTATTTGATACCGCTTCTTTACACATCAAACCCAAAGATAAAATTGGCTTGATTGGATTGAATGGACAAGGAAAATCTACTTTGCTTAAAATCATTAATGGTGATATCACTCCAGATAAAGGAGAGGTGCAAATGAGTAAAGACTGCACCATAGGTTTCCTAAATCAAGATTTGCTGTCATTTCAATCTGATGATAGTATTCTGCATGTTGCTATGCAGGCTTTTAAGGAAGCATTAAAGCTACAGGAGAAAATAGAATCTATTCTTAAGAAAATGGAGGAAGATTATTCGGATGATCTAGTAGATAAGCTCACCAAAGCTCAAGAGCAATATGAAATGATGGAAGGTTATAGCCTTCAAGCTAAAGCGGAAGAAATTCTGGAAGGTATAGGTTTCAAAACAGAGGATTTAAGTAGACCATTGAGGACTTTTTCCGGAGGCTGGAGAATGAGAGTGATGTTGGCAAAGTTGCTATTAGAAAAGCCTTCTCTTTTGATGCTAGATGAGCCGACAAACCACTTGGATTTGCCATCGATACAATGGATTGAAAATTATCTAAAATCCTATGAGGGAGCTTACATCATTGTTTCTCATGATAGAGAGTTTTTGGATAGAACAATAGATATTACTGTTGAGGTAGATCAACAACAATTAAATGTATATGCCGGTAATTGGAGCTTCTATAATGAAGAGAAAGCACTTAGAGCCGAATTGCAACAAAATGCTTATGAAAATCAACAACAAAAAATAAAACAGACTGAACAATTTATTAATCGCTTTCGGTCGAAAGCAACCAAAGCCAAGCAGGTGCAATCTAGAGTAAAGGCATTGGACAGAATGGATAAGGTCGATGCAGTGGTGGATAATAATGCCACTATCAATTTCAGCTTTAAAATTAATAATAAATCGGGAAGGCATATTGTTCGACTGAATGAGGTATCAAAGTCGTATGGAGATATAAAAATATTGGAAAATACGGAGGCTCATATCGAAAGAGGGGATAAGATTGCCTTAATTGGAGCCAATGGTAAAGGTAAATCTACTTTACTAAGAATTATTGCAGGAGAAGAAAAGATTAAGGGCAAAAGAGAGGAAGGTTATAATGTAGAATTTGGTTTTTTTGCTCAACATCAACTAGAATCTCTCCATATTAATAACGAAATTTTGGATGAGCTGAAACAAGCAGGCAGTGACCGAACTGAAATGGAGTTAAGAAATCTACTGGGATGTTTTCTTTTTAGAGATGAGGAAGTATTTAAGAAAATTAAAGTATTATCAGGAGGAGAGAAGTCTCGAGTAGCTTTATCTAAAACCATGATTTCTAATGCGAATTTCTTGCTATTAGATGAGCCGACCAACCACTTGGATATGCAATCGGAAAATATACTAATTCAGGCTTTGCAACAATATGAAGGCTCTTTTATAACAGTGTCACACAACAGATACTTTGTTTCTAATGTAGCCAATAAAATTTGGTGGATTGAAGATTACCAAATTAAAGAGTACCCGGGGACCTATGATGAATTCCAAGATTGGTTTGCGAAGCGGGAAGCGGCAAAAGTAGAAGATAAGAGCTTTGATGAGGAGCTGAAAAAGGAGCAGAAAAAGGAAAAGCAGTCCAAGCCGAGACATAATCCGGAAGATGCTGAATTTAAAGCTAAACAAAAGGAGCTATCAAAGCTAGAAACAACTATTGAAAAGCTAGAGGCAGATAAGAAAGTGTTGGAAGAAGAACTTGCTAAACCTTCTGTTTACGGTAATCCTGATAAGCTTTTTGAAGTAAATCAAGAATTCGAAAAGCTTAGCAAGGAGTTAGAACAATTGACAGAAGAGTGGGAAAATTTAGCCTTGGAGTTAGAATAA